A portion of the Sphingobacterium spiritivorum genome contains these proteins:
- the hemC gene encoding hydroxymethylbilane synthase: MNRKLIIGTRGSQLAMWQANHIKDRLAAAGIDSELKVIKTQGDIIQHLRLDKLEGKGFFTKELEEELLSSTIDLAVHSHKDLPTVNPPGLIIAAVSERESPAELLIVLKDCVDIKKRLSLKHNATVGTSSNRRKAQLLSLRPDLEFDDLRGNLQTRIQKLRDENYDAIILAKAGVERIDMDLSDFYVEEIPPVELIPAPAQGVLAIQIRESDQELFEALQVIHNKEVAEVIAVERKVLNLFDAGCHAPLGCYCRKSEGKYEAWTSVAETSDEFPDRLYIQRDSTEGMAEEIFAKFAKDRKLPSSIFISRDIDENTYFARAMAKHNIQLDARSLIRIYPIINKLDPFILKHVDWVFFASRNGIDHFFSLDPQLRKHTKIGVVGRGSEEALRKYDRVADFSGDDFGIHTDEIGLEFAKIANGQTVLFPRAKDSLETIQKAMSADTKIIDMPVYETVLDENVAATTAEVLIFTSPSNVEAYFIDNLIEPGQQIISIGKSTGAKIAEMGLPYVTPYSPDEIGLTEAVFGLKY, from the coding sequence GTGAACAGAAAATTAATCATTGGAACACGCGGAAGCCAACTCGCTATGTGGCAAGCAAATCATATTAAAGACAGACTTGCAGCAGCGGGGATTGACTCTGAATTGAAAGTAATCAAGACTCAGGGAGATATTATACAGCATTTGCGTCTGGACAAACTGGAGGGCAAAGGATTTTTCACCAAAGAACTGGAAGAAGAATTATTGTCATCAACGATTGATCTGGCTGTTCACTCTCACAAAGATTTACCTACAGTCAATCCTCCGGGATTAATTATTGCAGCTGTTTCTGAACGGGAAAGCCCTGCAGAACTGCTGATTGTATTAAAAGACTGTGTAGATATTAAAAAGCGTCTTTCACTGAAGCATAATGCAACGGTAGGAACGTCTTCTAACCGCAGAAAAGCACAGCTTTTATCCTTACGTCCTGATCTGGAATTTGATGACCTTCGTGGCAATCTTCAAACACGTATTCAGAAACTGAGAGATGAGAATTATGATGCGATTATCCTGGCTAAAGCTGGTGTTGAACGTATAGATATGGATCTTTCAGATTTTTATGTAGAAGAGATTCCTCCTGTTGAGCTTATTCCGGCACCCGCACAAGGTGTACTGGCCATACAGATCCGCGAATCAGATCAGGAATTGTTTGAAGCATTGCAAGTCATTCATAATAAGGAAGTAGCTGAAGTAATAGCTGTAGAACGTAAAGTATTAAACTTATTTGATGCCGGATGCCATGCTCCACTCGGGTGCTATTGCCGCAAGAGTGAAGGTAAATATGAAGCCTGGACATCTGTTGCAGAAACCAGCGATGAATTTCCGGACAGATTATATATCCAGCGTGATTCTACGGAAGGAATGGCAGAAGAGATCTTTGCAAAATTCGCAAAGGACCGCAAACTTCCATCGTCTATCTTTATATCACGGGATATAGACGAAAACACGTATTTCGCCAGAGCCATGGCCAAGCATAATATCCAGCTTGATGCCCGTTCTCTGATACGCATCTATCCTATCATTAACAAATTAGATCCTTTTATCTTAAAGCATGTAGATTGGGTATTCTTTGCAAGTAGAAATGGTATTGATCATTTCTTTTCGCTGGATCCGCAGTTACGCAAGCATACAAAGATAGGGGTAGTAGGAAGAGGATCAGAAGAAGCATTGCGTAAATATGACCGTGTTGCTGATTTCTCCGGAGATGATTTCGGAATTCATACGGATGAGATTGGTCTTGAGTTTGCTAAAATAGCAAATGGACAGACAGTACTTTTTCCACGAGCAAAGGATTCTTTAGAAACGATACAGAAAGCCATGAGTGCGGACACAAAAATCATTGATATGCCAGTCTATGAAACGGTACTTGATGAAAACGTAGCCGCTACAACTGCTGAAGTTCTGATCTTTACCAGCCCAAGTAATGTCGAGGCCTATTTTATCGACAATCTTATTGAACCGGGACAGCAGATTATTTCTATAGGCAAATCCACAGGTGCCAAAATAGCCGAAATGGGATTACCTTATGTTACCCCTTATTCGCCTGATGAAATCGGTCTGACAGAGGCTGTATTTGGATTGAAATATTAA
- the hemA gene encoding glutamyl-tRNA reductase: MKNLKVIAFTHKHVELKDLGNLVICNEELESRLINLKHSLDIPEIFYIGTCNRVEFVFYGAYELSDDFVAKFMEKLNFCVPQERLQCYLGQVNRYEGLDALNHLLRMSCSLESLVVGEKEILSQVRRAYERCREAGFTGDFLRLMMDRLIKTAKEVYTYTKISRNPISVVSLAYRKLRELKLTNNPRILVIGSGETNQNLAKYLQKHKFENFVIFNRTVENAHTLAQELNAQVYPLSELGNYKNGFDILITCTGAPDAIVNNALYESLLNGETDKKIIVDLAIPNDIDAEVIACHPIHYIEVSSLQAIAEKNIQERYDELTSAECIIKQNIEEFLPIIKQRRVEVAMRQVPEKIKEIKSFAINEVFAQDLSKLDPQAREVLEKVINYMEKKYIKVPMVMAKEILVKTSEAENN; this comes from the coding sequence TTGAAGAATTTAAAAGTTATAGCATTTACACACAAGCACGTCGAGTTAAAAGACCTTGGCAATCTGGTAATCTGTAATGAGGAACTGGAGAGTCGGTTAATTAACTTAAAGCACAGCCTTGATATTCCAGAGATTTTTTACATCGGCACCTGTAACCGGGTTGAATTTGTATTTTACGGAGCATATGAGCTGAGCGATGACTTTGTTGCGAAGTTTATGGAAAAATTAAACTTCTGTGTACCTCAGGAACGTCTTCAATGTTACTTAGGTCAGGTAAACCGCTATGAAGGACTGGATGCATTAAACCATCTGCTTCGTATGTCGTGTTCTCTTGAGAGTCTTGTCGTTGGCGAGAAAGAAATTCTGTCTCAGGTAAGAAGAGCCTATGAAAGATGCCGCGAAGCGGGCTTCACAGGAGATTTTCTCCGTCTGATGATGGATCGCCTGATCAAGACAGCCAAGGAAGTATATACTTACACTAAGATTTCACGCAACCCTATTTCCGTAGTATCTTTAGCTTATCGTAAACTTCGCGAGCTTAAGCTGACAAATAATCCCCGCATCCTTGTTATCGGATCCGGAGAGACAAATCAGAATCTTGCGAAATATCTGCAAAAGCATAAGTTTGAAAATTTTGTAATTTTCAACCGTACAGTAGAGAATGCCCATACTCTGGCGCAGGAACTAAATGCACAGGTATACCCATTAAGCGAGTTGGGTAATTATAAAAATGGTTTCGATATTCTGATCACCTGTACAGGAGCTCCGGATGCTATCGTGAATAACGCTCTGTATGAATCTTTACTTAACGGCGAAACAGACAAAAAAATCATTGTGGATCTCGCTATTCCAAATGATATTGATGCAGAAGTAATTGCCTGCCATCCTATTCACTATATTGAAGTAAGCAGTCTGCAGGCTATTGCTGAGAAAAATATTCAGGAACGTTACGATGAGCTGACTAGTGCAGAGTGCATCATCAAACAGAATATTGAAGAATTTCTTCCTATCATCAAGCAACGTCGTGTGGAAGTCGCTATGAGACAGGTCCCTGAAAAAATCAAGGAAATCAAGTCTTTTGCGATTAATGAAGTGTTTGCTCAGGATCTCAGCAAACTGGATCCTCAGGCAAGAGAAGTACTGGAAAAAGTCATCAACTATATGGAAAAGAAATATATCAAAGTTCCTATGGTAATGGCAAAAGAAATTCTGGTCAAAACTTCAGAGGCTGAAAACAATTAG
- a CDS encoding glycoside hydrolase family 35 protein — protein MKLIKKAFCYAILTTTFISAITFQDVQAQKKHTFEIKDGNFIYDGKATRILSGEMHYARIPHQYWKHRLQMVKSMGLNTVATYVFWNFHEESPGKWNFEGDHDLAAFIKTAGEVGLHVILRPGPYACAEWDFGGYPWWLQKIDGLEIRRDNAKFLEYTKKYIDRLAQEVGSLQITNGGPIIMVQAENEFGSYVSQRKDIPLEEHKAYNAKIKKQLEEAGFNVPLFTSDGSWLFEGGAIPGALPTANGENNISNLKKVVDQYNNNQGPYMVAEFYPGWLDHWAEPFAKVDAGRIARQTEKYLQNDISFNYYMVHGGTNFGFTSGANYNNKSDIQPDITSYDYDAPISEAGWSTPKYDSIRTVIQKYADYTIPAVPKANPVIEIPSIKLTAVANVFDYAKSAKTTINENPLNFEQLDQANGYVLYSKQFNQPINGKLKIDGLRDFAVVYVDGIKVGELNRVFKNYEMDIDIPFNSTLQILVENMGRINYGSEIIHNHKGIISPVLINDMEITGDWTMQQLPMDKVPDLGGKQTAAIQNTKTNASKTAALKGQPVLYQGAFDLKEIGDTFIDMEKWGKGIVFINGINIGRYWKTGPQHTLYIPGPYLKKGSNSIVIFEQLNDEIKTEVGTVKVPVLDKVVL, from the coding sequence ATGAAGTTAATAAAAAAGGCATTCTGTTATGCCATTCTCACCACCACTTTTATTAGCGCTATTACATTTCAGGATGTTCAGGCTCAAAAAAAGCATACTTTCGAGATCAAAGACGGAAATTTTATATATGATGGTAAGGCCACCCGCATATTATCCGGTGAAATGCACTATGCACGTATTCCTCATCAATACTGGAAGCATCGTCTTCAGATGGTCAAGTCTATGGGGCTTAACACGGTTGCTACCTACGTATTCTGGAATTTTCATGAAGAGAGTCCCGGAAAATGGAACTTTGAAGGAGATCATGATTTAGCTGCTTTTATAAAAACAGCCGGAGAAGTGGGTTTACATGTAATTCTCCGTCCGGGTCCTTATGCCTGTGCAGAATGGGATTTTGGTGGATATCCGTGGTGGCTTCAAAAGATCGATGGCCTCGAAATAAGACGTGATAATGCCAAATTTCTGGAGTATACTAAAAAATACATTGACCGTCTGGCGCAGGAGGTGGGAAGTTTACAGATTACAAATGGAGGACCCATTATAATGGTTCAAGCCGAAAATGAATTCGGATCCTATGTCAGCCAGCGTAAAGATATCCCGTTAGAGGAACATAAAGCCTATAACGCTAAAATCAAAAAACAACTGGAAGAAGCTGGTTTCAATGTTCCCTTATTTACTTCAGATGGAAGCTGGTTGTTTGAGGGTGGAGCTATTCCGGGTGCATTACCGACAGCTAACGGAGAAAACAACATCTCCAATCTTAAGAAAGTAGTTGATCAGTATAACAATAATCAGGGCCCCTACATGGTAGCGGAGTTCTATCCGGGCTGGTTAGATCACTGGGCAGAACCTTTTGCAAAAGTAGATGCCGGCAGAATAGCACGTCAAACCGAGAAATATCTTCAAAATGACATTTCCTTCAATTATTACATGGTACATGGCGGAACTAATTTCGGCTTCACTTCAGGAGCAAACTACAACAACAAATCTGACATACAACCGGATATTACCAGTTATGATTATGATGCTCCTATCAGTGAGGCAGGATGGTCAACTCCGAAATATGATTCTATCCGGACGGTGATACAGAAATATGCCGATTATACTATACCGGCAGTACCTAAAGCAAATCCGGTTATTGAGATTCCGTCCATTAAACTTACTGCTGTAGCAAATGTTTTTGATTACGCGAAGTCAGCAAAAACAACTATCAATGAGAATCCTCTTAACTTTGAACAACTGGATCAGGCAAATGGCTATGTTTTATACAGTAAGCAGTTTAATCAACCTATAAATGGAAAGTTAAAAATTGATGGTTTGAGAGATTTTGCGGTCGTATACGTTGACGGCATAAAAGTAGGTGAACTAAACCGTGTGTTTAAAAACTATGAAATGGATATTGATATTCCCTTTAATTCTACTTTACAGATTCTGGTTGAAAATATGGGAAGAATCAACTATGGCTCAGAAATTATTCATAACCACAAAGGCATAATCTCCCCGGTGCTTATCAATGATATGGAAATCACAGGAGACTGGACAATGCAACAATTACCTATGGACAAAGTACCTGATCTTGGAGGCAAACAGACTGCTGCTATTCAGAATACTAAAACAAATGCTTCAAAAACCGCGGCTCTCAAGGGCCAGCCGGTATTGTATCAGGGTGCTTTCGATTTAAAAGAAATCGGGGATACATTTATTGATATGGAAAAGTGGGGAAAAGGCATTGTATTTATTAATGGGATCAATATTGGAAGATACTGGAAAACAGGACCTCAGCATACCTTATATATTCCCGGTCCCTATCTCAAAAAAGGCAGTAACAGTATCGTTATTTTTGAACAGTTAAACGACGAAATCAAGACGGAAGTCGGTACCGTCAAAGTACCTGTGCTGGACAAAGTGGTCTTATAG
- a CDS encoding LacI family DNA-binding transcriptional regulator: MKKNIGIKEIADILNISVSTVSRALRDTYDVNPETRNRVLELAKELNFKPNKNAAALASGSTKNIGIVIPFITNYYFSTVISGIQEQAYESGYNVILYVTNDHAERERDLLENLAITSLDGLLISISSDSLLEDHFERLRNDGMPIVFFDRAPMNSTASKVLQDDFQGAYEATTYLIKHGYSRIAHIAGPKELKFTQQRLNGYLRALEQHRLPVLSDYIIHSGFSQTNGSEDTEKLVALHQRPDAIFAVNDRKAVGAILTLKRHHIQVGVEVGVIGFTNDPIASVVEPNLTTIEEPAFEIGKRSCELLIKHIKNRNYESKDVILPGRLIVRDSVSFQ; encoded by the coding sequence ATGAAAAAGAATATTGGTATTAAAGAAATTGCAGATATCCTTAATATATCTGTTTCCACTGTTTCTCGAGCACTCCGGGATACCTATGATGTAAATCCTGAAACCAGAAACAGGGTGCTTGAACTCGCAAAGGAACTTAATTTCAAACCCAATAAAAATGCTGCAGCTCTTGCATCAGGCAGTACCAAGAATATCGGGATTGTGATTCCCTTTATCACGAACTATTATTTTTCAACAGTTATATCGGGTATACAGGAGCAGGCGTATGAATCTGGATACAATGTGATCCTTTATGTAACTAATGATCATGCTGAACGCGAGCGTGATCTTCTGGAAAATCTGGCTATAACAAGTCTGGACGGTCTTCTGATTTCTATCTCCTCTGATTCCCTGCTGGAGGATCATTTTGAAAGACTCCGGAATGATGGTATGCCCATCGTATTTTTCGACCGCGCACCGATGAATAGCACGGCTTCAAAAGTATTACAGGATGATTTTCAAGGTGCCTATGAAGCTACCACTTATCTTATAAAGCACGGATACAGCAGAATTGCTCATATAGCAGGCCCCAAAGAATTAAAATTCACTCAACAACGTTTGAATGGCTATCTCAGGGCATTGGAACAGCACAGACTTCCCGTACTATCTGATTATATTATACATTCCGGTTTTTCGCAGACAAACGGATCTGAAGACACAGAAAAACTAGTAGCTCTCCATCAAAGACCCGATGCAATTTTTGCTGTCAATGACCGGAAAGCCGTTGGAGCTATTCTCACTTTAAAACGGCATCACATACAGGTAGGTGTTGAAGTTGGTGTTATTGGGTTTACGAACGATCCTATTGCGAGTGTAGTGGAGCCTAACCTTACTACTATAGAAGAACCGGCTTTTGAAATAGGAAAGAGAAGTTGTGAATTACTTATCAAACATATCAAAAACCGGAATTATGAATCTAAAGATGTTATTTTGCCCGGAAGACTGATTGTCCGGGATTCTGTCAGTTTTCAATAG
- the hemB gene encoding porphobilinogen synthase produces MLQRPRRNRKSAVIRDMIQETRLDASNLIFPLFIIEGNQQKTEVSSMPGIYRYSIDNLLREVESCLKLGLRSFDLFPNIEESLKDKYATESYRDGSLYLRAIAEVKKNFPEACVVTDVAMDPYSSDGHDGIVENGEILNDETLDVLGKMALAHAQAGADIIAPSDMMDGRIGYIREHLDQHGFNHVSLMSYTAKYASAFYGPFRDALGSAPKHGDKKTYQMNPANSKEALIEGQLDAAEGADFLMVKPGLPYLDIIKLLADNFDLPIAAYNVSGEYAMLKAAIQNGWLDAERSIKETLLSFRRAGATAILTYHAKEVLEKGWLK; encoded by the coding sequence ATGTTACAACGTCCGAGAAGAAATCGTAAATCAGCCGTGATCCGCGACATGATTCAAGAGACACGTTTAGACGCGTCCAATCTCATTTTCCCCCTATTTATTATAGAAGGTAATCAGCAAAAAACTGAAGTCTCTTCTATGCCGGGTATTTATCGCTATTCCATCGATAATCTGTTAAGAGAGGTGGAAAGTTGTCTGAAACTGGGATTAAGATCCTTTGATTTATTCCCTAATATTGAAGAATCATTAAAGGATAAGTATGCGACAGAAAGCTACAGAGATGGTAGCCTTTATCTACGTGCTATAGCTGAAGTAAAGAAAAACTTTCCGGAAGCATGTGTCGTTACAGATGTAGCAATGGACCCTTACAGCAGTGACGGACATGACGGAATCGTTGAAAACGGCGAAATTCTTAATGATGAGACGCTGGATGTATTAGGAAAAATGGCATTGGCTCACGCTCAGGCAGGAGCTGATATTATTGCACCGTCTGATATGATGGACGGACGTATCGGATATATTCGGGAACATCTGGATCAGCATGGTTTCAATCATGTATCGCTGATGTCTTACACTGCGAAGTATGCTTCTGCTTTTTATGGTCCTTTTCGGGATGCATTGGGGTCTGCCCCAAAACATGGAGATAAGAAAACATATCAGATGAATCCTGCAAACAGTAAAGAAGCACTTATTGAAGGACAACTTGATGCCGCAGAAGGTGCAGATTTCCTGATGGTAAAACCGGGTCTTCCCTATCTCGATATCATAAAGCTATTAGCAGACAACTTCGATCTTCCTATTGCAGCCTATAATGTAAGTGGTGAATATGCCATGTTGAAAGCTGCTATCCAAAACGGATGGTTAGATGCAGAACGTTCGATAAAGGAAACATTATTGAGTTTCAGACGTGCTGGTGCAACAGCAATTCTGACATATCATGCCAAAGAGGTTTTAGAAAAAGGCTGGCTTAAATAG
- the nagA gene encoding N-acetylglucosamine-6-phosphate deacetylase, with protein MQVKIINAKLILQDYIIPNGSLLIREGKIVGIHESSVETESDETVIDAEGMYVSPGFIDIHVHGGGGADIMDNTVEAFLIVAATHAKYGTTALLPTTLTSETADLIDLFHVYEQALLQNKDGARFLGLHLEGPYFAMNQRGAQDPRYIRDPDPAEYEPILRDYHHLIARWSAAPELPGALIFGRKVREKDILLALAHTDAVYGEIIEGLESGYNLATHLYSGMSGMTRKNAYRYAGTIESCLLLDDIHVEIIADGVHLPAPFLQLIHKTKGTERITLITDAMRAAGMPEGKSVLGSLRNGLEVIVEDGVAKLPDRSSFAGSVATMDRLIRTMLSETSVSLLEVIRMVSINPARLIKKDQEIGSIAIGKDADLVFFDKDINIHRTIIQGRSVYEKEK; from the coding sequence ATGCAGGTAAAAATAATTAATGCCAAGCTGATATTACAGGATTATATTATTCCCAACGGATCTCTGTTGATCCGGGAAGGAAAGATTGTCGGAATTCACGAATCTTCTGTAGAAACGGAGAGTGATGAAACAGTTATAGATGCGGAAGGGATGTATGTATCGCCCGGATTTATAGATATACATGTTCATGGCGGAGGTGGGGCGGATATCATGGATAATACGGTAGAAGCCTTTCTGATCGTTGCCGCTACACATGCAAAATATGGAACAACTGCCCTGTTGCCTACAACGCTCACTAGCGAAACTGCTGATTTAATTGATTTGTTTCACGTGTATGAGCAGGCACTGTTACAAAATAAAGATGGCGCACGTTTTCTCGGGCTTCATCTGGAAGGGCCTTATTTTGCTATGAACCAGCGCGGAGCTCAGGATCCGCGTTATATCCGGGATCCGGATCCGGCAGAATATGAGCCTATTTTGCGTGATTACCACCATCTCATAGCCCGATGGAGTGCAGCACCGGAATTGCCCGGAGCATTAATATTTGGTCGCAAAGTGCGTGAAAAGGATATTTTACTGGCATTAGCGCATACAGATGCGGTATACGGGGAAATTATAGAGGGGCTGGAATCGGGATATAATCTCGCTACTCATCTGTATTCCGGAATGTCCGGTATGACCCGAAAGAATGCTTACCGATATGCGGGTACGATAGAAAGCTGCCTTTTGCTGGACGATATTCATGTCGAAATAATTGCAGATGGTGTACACCTCCCGGCTCCGTTTTTACAGTTAATCCATAAAACAAAAGGTACTGAGCGTATTACATTGATAACGGATGCAATGCGTGCAGCAGGAATGCCTGAAGGTAAAAGTGTATTAGGAAGTCTGCGAAATGGTTTAGAAGTAATTGTAGAGGACGGCGTAGCTAAGCTGCCGGATCGTTCTTCTTTTGCGGGAAGTGTGGCTACTATGGACAGATTGATCCGTACGATGCTGAGTGAAACTTCGGTAAGCCTGCTGGAAGTTATCCGTATGGTCAGCATCAATCCTGCCCGTCTGATTAAAAAAGATCAGGAAATAGGATCAATAGCAATAGGCAAAGATGCTGATCTGGTATTTTTTGATAAGGACATTAATATCCACAGAACTATTATTCAGGGCAGATCCGTTTATGAAAAGGAGAAATAG
- the hemL gene encoding glutamate-1-semialdehyde 2,1-aminomutase — protein MSNTSYPDISRAKSAELFEKAKQYFPGGVNSPVRAFKSVYGTPLFIERGDKAHIWDADGNEFVDFCCSWGPLILGHNNDEVREAVTVQLGKGLSFGAPTALENELAELILSNNKYLEKIRFVSSGTEAVMSAIRLARGYTKRDKIVKFEGCYHGHSDSLLVKAGSGLVTFGETSSAGVPKSFADETIVIALNDEEALKTVFQQFKDQIAAVIIEGIPANNGLLIQTKEYINFLRQITKENGSLLIFDEVITGFRLGFEGAAAYYDIQPDIITYGKIIGGGMPVGAYGASKELMGCISPDGNVYQAGTLSGNPVAMSAGIAALNILAQPDFYKTLAATTTAFVQAIQEYADQHGYELNIPTIGSIFWFAFTTNMEIRRADQIDPASMEKYKVMHRELLNRGIYMGPSGYEVGFISAAHTEEDLQKAKKAIFESLDIVFA, from the coding sequence ATGAGTAATACATCCTACCCTGATATTTCAAGGGCTAAATCTGCAGAACTATTTGAAAAAGCAAAACAATATTTTCCGGGAGGCGTAAATTCGCCTGTTCGTGCTTTCAAATCCGTATACGGTACCCCTTTATTTATTGAGCGTGGTGACAAAGCACATATCTGGGATGCAGATGGCAACGAGTTTGTGGATTTCTGCTGCTCCTGGGGTCCGCTGATCCTGGGCCATAATAATGATGAGGTACGTGAAGCAGTGACAGTACAATTGGGAAAAGGATTGAGTTTTGGTGCACCAACAGCATTAGAAAATGAATTAGCGGAACTGATTCTATCCAACAATAAATATCTGGAAAAGATCCGTTTTGTAAGTTCTGGGACTGAAGCGGTGATGTCAGCAATACGCCTGGCACGTGGTTATACAAAAAGAGACAAAATTGTCAAATTTGAGGGATGCTACCATGGCCATTCCGATTCTTTACTGGTTAAAGCCGGATCAGGATTAGTAACATTCGGGGAAACCTCTTCAGCCGGAGTTCCGAAATCTTTTGCAGATGAAACCATTGTAATTGCGCTGAACGATGAAGAGGCCTTAAAAACTGTTTTCCAACAGTTCAAAGATCAGATCGCAGCAGTGATTATAGAAGGTATTCCGGCTAATAACGGACTGCTGATTCAAACAAAGGAGTATATCAATTTCTTACGTCAGATCACTAAGGAAAACGGATCTTTATTGATATTCGATGAAGTAATTACCGGATTCCGTTTAGGTTTTGAAGGTGCCGCAGCATATTATGATATTCAACCGGACATTATCACCTATGGTAAAATTATAGGCGGAGGTATGCCGGTAGGAGCTTACGGAGCTTCAAAAGAATTGATGGGCTGCATATCTCCTGACGGAAATGTATATCAGGCTGGTACTTTATCCGGTAACCCTGTTGCCATGTCGGCAGGTATTGCTGCCCTGAACATATTAGCTCAACCGGATTTTTACAAAACACTGGCTGCTACAACAACAGCATTTGTACAGGCTATTCAGGAATATGCAGATCAGCATGGTTATGAATTAAATATTCCGACTATCGGATCTATATTCTGGTTTGCGTTCACGACCAATATGGAAATCCGTCGTGCAGATCAAATCGACCCTGCTTCTATGGAAAAATATAAGGTCATGCACCGTGAGTTGCTGAACAGAGGAATCTATATGGGCCCTTCGGGATATGAGGTAGGTTTTATTTCGGCAGCACATACAGAAGAAGATCTTCAAAAGGCAAAAAAAGCTATTTTTGAAAGTTTAGATATTGTCTTTGCTTAA